The Littorina saxatilis isolate snail1 linkage group LG15, US_GU_Lsax_2.0, whole genome shotgun sequence genome contains a region encoding:
- the LOC138949377 gene encoding gastrula zinc finger protein XlCGF58.1-like: MEEEDTTILSDVKIEIDVDEEMPQCWHMTEPQPYVPLGEFASTVNTATMPKVQTLDGQTAVNRHSETWLKQEIQTPETQTAVNTHSDTWLKQETQTPETQNACEVENSETHETVPVPMSETTPLCLGDEKQHVTVTCTGEKPCGCTQCEAMFNQPLEDMSKHTEEQAYVVKKHKKHNGKNQLSCSEYDMYIVVKKFPCTECDAMFKYHSDLKRHMFKHTGEKRHVVKKYPCTECDAMFKWPSDLNRHMLTHTGEKNHACLKCGARFLRFHDVKQHMLTHTDEKNHACTECGARFSLSGNLTKHMLVHTGEKKYVCTECDARFTQLGHLKQHKWTHTEMKQYECAECDAKFTQSAYVRKHMLTHSAEKKHPCTECDSCFKRPGELKKHMLRRHSGMKKHWCTECGARFSMYDYLKQHMLTHTGDKKHACTECSARFFRSGDMKKHMLTHTAEKKHVCTECGAKFTQSGNWKQHMLTHTKEKTYTCTECGATFARSAYLKQHMLKHTGEKKHACTECASRFLRTGELKQHMLTHTGERKFACTECGARFLRSAKLKKHMLIHTGEKNNA, encoded by the exons ATGGAGGAAGAAGACACAACAATTCTGTCTGACGTCAAAATAGAGATTGATGTTGATGAGGAGATGCCTCAGTGTTGGCACATGACTGAACCACAGCCATACG TGCCGTTGGGGGAGTTTGCTTCCACAGTTAACACAGCTACCATGCCTAAAGTGCAGACATTGGACGGACAAACTGCGGTCAACAGGCACAGTGaaacctggctgaaacaagagatacagacgcCAGAAACgcagactgcagtcaacactcacagtgacacctggctgaaacaagagacacagacaccagaaacacaaaaCGCGTGTGAAGTAGAAAATAGCGAAACACATGAAACAGTTCCAGTTCCAATGTCTGAGACCACACCCCTGTGTTTAGGTGACGAGAAGCAGCATGTGACAGTAACATGCACTGGTGAGAAACCATGTGGATGTACCCAGTGTGAGGCAATGTTCAACCAACCTTTGGAAGACATGTCAAAGCACACAGAAGAACAAGCATATGTAGTAAAGAAACACAAAAAGCATAATGGAAAGAATCAACTGTCATGTAGTGAGTATGATATGTATATAGTGGTGAAAAAGTTTCCATGTACTGAGTGTGATGCTATGTTCAAATACCATAGtgatttgaagcgacacatgtttaaacatacaggagagaaaaggCATGTAGTGAAAAAGTATCCATGTACTGAGTGTGATGCTATGTTCAAATGGCCTAGTGATTTGAATCGACACATGTTAActcatacaggagagaaaaatcATGCATGCCTTAAGTGTGGTGCCAGGTTCTTGCGGTTTCATGAtgtgaagcaacacatgttgacacatacagacGAGAAAAATCATGCATGCACAGAGTGCGGTGCTAGGTTCTCACTGTCTGGTAATTTAACGAAACACATGTTAGttcatacaggagagaaaaagtatgtgtgcacagagtgtgatgctaggttcacacagTTGGgtcatttgaagcaacacaagTGGACTCATACTGAGATGAAACAGTATGAATgtgcagagtgtgatgctaagtTCACACAGTCTGCTTATGTGAgaaaacacatgttaacacattcAGCAGAGAAAAAGCATCCATGCACAGAGTGTGATTCATGTTTCAAACGGCCTGGTGAATTGAAGAAGCACATGTTGAGAAGACATTCAGGAATGAAAAAGCATTGGTGCACAGAGTGTGGTGCCAGGTTCTCgatgtatgattatttgaagcaacacatgttaacacatacaggagataaaaagcatgcatgcacagaGTGTAGTGCCAGGTTTTTTCGATCTGGTGATATGAaaaaacacatgttaacacatacagcaGAGAAAAAGCATGTGTGCACAGAGTGTGGTGCTAAGTTCACACAGTCTGGGAATtggaagcaacacatgttaacacatacaaaagaaaaaacatatacatgcaCAGAATGTGGTGCCACGTTTGCACGTTCTGcttatttgaagcaacacatgttaaaacatacaggagagaaaaagcatgcatgcacggAGTGTGCTTCCAGGTTCTTGCGGACTGGTGagttgaagcaacacatgttaacacataccgGAGAGAGAAAATTTGCATGCACAGAGTGTGGTGCCAGGTTTTTACGGTCTGCTAAATTGAAGAAACACATGTTAatacatacaggagagaaaaataaTGCATGA